A stretch of the Osmerus eperlanus chromosome 10, fOsmEpe2.1, whole genome shotgun sequence genome encodes the following:
- the si:ch1073-459b3.2 gene encoding growth arrest-specific protein 1: MKSWHSAVVLLLWVFVVLDAQLICWQALFRCHDEPECELAYSQYVAACEGNLRGARRQCPSHCINALIRLNYTRSGPDLETCDCGQDAECINTKRAIEPCLPRRYPGDAGGIGCTEARQRCEEDSSCHTSLTAYLSYCGQLFNGRKCSSKCKATIQQMLFIPNGMLLNRCVCDGVERPFCEVVKENMSKLCSIGDHSVISDQADKDDVYEDEDYDTKLGREEIEQYEKDSASKLSISMGLVYFTLARILY; this comes from the coding sequence ATGAAGAGTTGGCATAGCGCTGTGGTGCTACTGTTGTGGGTGTTTGTAGTACTAGATGCCCAGTTAATATGTTGGCAAGCTTTGTTCCGATGCCACGACGAGCCCGAATGTGAGCTTGCATACAGTCAGTATGTAGCCGCGTGCGAAGGAAACCTTCGAGGGGCCCGGAGACAATGCCCCAGCCACTGCATCAACGCTCTGATACGACTGAATTACACTCGTAGCGGGCCAGACCTGGAGACCTGCGACTGTGGACAGGACGCCGAGTGCATCAACACGAAGAGGGCGATCGAGCCGTGCCTTCCCCGGAGGTATCCAGGGGATGCTGGTGGGATCGGATGCACAGAGGCCCGTCAGCGGTGTGAGGAGGACAGCAGCTGCCACACCTCCCTAACTGCCTACTTGTCATACTGTGGACAACTGTTCAATGGCAGGAAATGCTCGTCAAAGTGCAAGGCCACCATTCAACAGATGCTCTTCATACCAAATGGCATGCTCCTCAACCGCTGCGTGTGTGACGGCGTTGAGCGGCCATTCTGTGAAGTTGTGAAGGAGAACATGAGCAAACTTTGCTCCATTGGAGACCACAGCGTCATTTCAGACCAAGCTGATAAGGACGATGTGTATGAAGATGAAGACTATGATACAAAACTTGGTAGAGAGGAAATTGAGCAATACGAGAAAGACTCTGCTTCCAAATTGTCTATCTCCATGGGCCTGGTGTACTTTACTCTAGCACGGATACTATATTGA
- the cplx3b gene encoding complexin-3b produces the protein MAFMVKHMVGGQLKNLTGGNEEKTEAEKSDAAANGMTQEEFEQYQQQLEEEKQERDASFAQKKAERATVRSHFRDKYRLSKNELDETQIQQAGDDVELPTELAKMIAEDNQEEESKQSVLGQLTNIQNVDLDQLKDKAQATLEDLKNSAEKCNLM, from the exons ATGGCTTTTATGGTAAAGCACATGGTGGGAGGCCAGCTGAAAAACCTCACGGGGGGGAATGAAGAAAAAACAGAAGCAGAGAAATCAGACGCCGCGGCGAACGGGATGACCCAGGAGGAGTTTGAACAATATCAACAACAGTTAGAAGAAGAAAA ACAAGAACGAGATGCTAGCTTTGCTCAGAAGAAGGCTGAGAGGGCAACAGTCAGAAGTCACTTCCGAGATAAATACAGACTCTCAAAG aacgaGCTGGACGAGACCCAGATCCAGCAGGCGGGGGATGACGTGGAGCTGCCCACAGAGCTGGCCAAGATGATCGCTGAGGACAaccaggaggaagagagcaaaCAGTCTGTGCTGGGTCAGCTGACCAACATCCAGAATGTTGATTTAGACCAGCTGAAGGACAAGGCCCAAGCCACGCTGGAGGACCTGAAAAACTCAGCCGAGAAGTGCAATCTCATGTGA
- the LOC134028241 gene encoding tyrosine-protein kinase CSK, translated as MSGIQAAWSPGTECVAKYNFQSTNEEDLPFCKGDVLTIIAVTRDPNWYKAKNTVGRVGTIPANYVQKREGVKSGGKLSLMPWFHGKITREQAERLLYPPETGLFLVRESTNYPGDYTLCVSCDGKVEHYRIIYHNGKLTIDEEEYFENLMQLVEHYTKDADGLCTRLIKPKVMEGTVAAQDEFSRSGWALNRKELKLLQTIGKGEFGDVMVGDYRGTKVAVKCIKHDATAQAFIAEASVMTQLRHNNLVQLLGVILEERGSLYIVTEYMAKGSLVDYLRSRGRTVLDGDCLLKFSLDVCEAMDYLEAANFVHRDLAARNVLVSDDNIAKVSDFGLTKEASSTQDTAKLPVKWTSPEALREKRFSTKSDVWSYGILLWEIYSFGRVPYPRIPLKEVVPRVEKGYKMDAPDGCPPVVYDLMKQCWTLDAAVRPSFRMLREKLHHIRSKELYL; from the exons atGTCTGGGATCCAG gccgcCTGGTCGCCAGGCACAGAGTGTGTGGCAAAGTACAACTTCCAGTCCACCAATGAAGAGGACCTGCCTTTCTGCAAAGGAGACGTGCTTACTATCATAGCAGTAACTAGG GATCCAAACTGGTACAAAGCTAAAAACACTGTGGGCCGAGTGGGCACCATCCCTGCCAACTACGTCCAGAAGAGGGAAGGGGTCAAGTCTGGAGGGAAGCTCAGCCTCATGCC atggTTCCATGGGAAGATCACGCGGGAGCAGGCTGAGCGTCTCCTCTACCCCCCGGAGACGGGGCTGTTCCTGGTGAGGGAGAGCACCAACTACCCCGGGGACTACACCCTGTGTGTGAGCTGCGACGGCAAGGTGGAGCACTACCGCATCATCTACCACAACGGCAAGCTCACCATCGACGAGGAGGAGTACTTTGAGAACCTCATGCAGTtagtggag CATTACACCAAAGACGCAGACGGACTCTGTACGAGACTCATCAAGCCCAAAGTGATGGAGGGGACAGTGGCGGCTCAGGATGAGTTCTCCAGGA GTGGCTGGGCCCTCAACAGGAAGGAGCTCAAGCTTCTGCAGACCATTGGCAAAGGGGAGTTTGGAG atgtgATGGTCGGGGACTACAGGGGTACCAAGGTAGCGGTGAAGTGCATCAAACACGACGCCACGGCGCAGGCCTTCATCGCAGAGGCCTCCGTCATGAC GCAGCTGAGACACAACAACCTGGTGCAGCTGCTGGGAGTGattctggaggagaggggcagccTGTACATCGTCACCGAGTACATGGCCAAG GGCAGTCTAGTGGACTACTTGCGGTCTCGAGGCCGAACGGTGCTGGACGGGGACTGCTTACTGAAATTCTCACT TGATGTGTGTGAAGCCATGGACTACCTGGAGGCCGCCAACTTTGTCCACCGAGACCTGGCAGCACGCAACGTGCTGGTTTCCGACGACAACATCGCCAAGGTCAGCGACTTCGGCCTGACCAAAGAGGCGTCGTCCACGCAGGACACGGCCAAGTTGCCCGTCAAGTGGACCTCCCCAGAGGCcctgagagagaag AGGTTTTCCACCAAGTCAGACGTGTGGAGCTATGGTATCCTGCTATGGGAGATCTACTCCTTTGGCCGTGTGCCTTACCCCAGAATT cccctgaaGGAGGTGGTGCCTCGCGTGGAGAAGGGCTACAAGATGGACGCCCCGGACGGCTGCCCCCCCGTGGTGTATGACCTGATGAAGCAGTGCTGGACCCTGGACGCCGCTGTGCGACCCTCCTTCCGCATGCTGCGGGAGAAGCTGCATCATATCAGATCCAAGGAGCTCTACCTGTGA